The Drosophila biarmipes strain raj3 chromosome 2L, RU_DBia_V1.1, whole genome shotgun sequence genome has a window encoding:
- the LOC108029241 gene encoding probable cytochrome P450 309a2, giving the protein MLPENRSFGFRQFDQYWSGGGRSCRNRERGNMYILVSLALILLHLLVLPIYLYLTWHHKYWRKRGLITARPLTLLGTYPGLLTRKSNLVEDVQKIYDKYKGKHRAVGVFVTRQPQILVLDPELAHEVLVGNFRCYKDSLTSSYIRHAKWDKYAKLNPFWASGRSWRHLRSDAQAGITGNRLKQAYIIWEQGGKMLTNYMTQQVTEKNNILETRDLCFRYTAHVMADFIWGIDAGTLTRPLEQPNKVQEMASKWTSYCFYMISIFMASIVAPCSRLLLRFRFYPKETDEFFSNLTKESIELRLKGGGDSTRTDYLSHLLQLRDQKQATHDDLVGHALTVMLDGYDTTGTALLHALYYLAENPTVQQKLRMEILNSVEFEKCLDFDRLSSLPYLEQCVYESLRLSSLIPQYTKVCTFPTIIQLNEFKRLDVEDGMTIMIPNYQFHHDKQYFPEPEAFKPERFDNGAYQELMRKGIFIPFSDGPRICMGIPLALLTLKSAIVHILSDFQVVRGKERLTPKGDSGFGVVLHGDVHLEYRRFER; this is encoded by the exons ATGCTGCCAGAGAATCGCAGCTTCGGCTTTCGCCAGTTCGATCAGTATTGGTCGGGAGGCGGTAGAAGCTGCAGAAACAGGGAGCGCGGCAATATGTACATCCTGGTATCGTTGGCCCTGATCCTCCTGCACCTGCTGGTGCTGCCCATCTACCTGTACCTCACCTGGCACCACAAGTACTGGCGCAAGCGCGGTCTGATCACAGCGCGGCCTTTGACCCTGCTGGGCACATACCCGGGCTTGCTCACCAGGAAGAGCAATCTGGTGGAGGATGTGCAGAAGATCTACGA CAAATACAAGGGAAAACATCGAGCTGTGGGCGTTTTTGTGACCCGTCAGCCGCAGATCCTGGTTCTCGACCCGGAACTGGCCCACGAAGTGCTGGTGGGTAACTTCCGCTGCTACAAGGACTCGCTGACCAGCTCCTACATCAGGCATGCCAAGTGGGACAAGTACGCCAAGCTCAATCCGTTCTGGGCATCCGGGCGGTCCTGGAGGCATCTCCGCTCGGACGCACAAGCAGGCATCACGGGCAATCGCCTCAAGCAGGCCTACATCATCTGGGAGCAGGGTGGCAAAATGTTAACGAACTACATGACCCAGCAGGTGACGGAGAAGAACAATATCCTGGAGACCAGGGAT CTCTGTTTCCGTTATACGGCCCATGTGATGGCGGATTTCATCTGGGGCATCGATGCTGGGACCTTGACCCGACCCCTGGAGCAGCCCAACAAGGTGCAGGAGATGGCCAGCAAGTGGACCAGTTACTGCTTCTACATGATATCCATCTTCATGGCCTCCATTGTGGCACCCTGCAGTCGTCTGTTGCTGCGATTCCGCTTCTATCCCAAGGAAACCGATGAGTTTTTCTCTAACCTTACGAAGGAGTCCATTGAGTTGCGGTTGAAAGGCGGTGGTGATTCCACTAGAACGGATTATCTCTCGCATCTGCTCCAGCTTCGTGATCAAAAACAGGCCACCCACGATGACCTAGTGGGCCATGCGCTCACCGTGATGTTGGATGGTTACGATACCACGGGCACGGCCCTCCTCCATGCTCTGTACTAT ttGGCTGAGAATCCTACGGTTCAGCAGAAGCTGCGAATGGAAATCCTCAACAGCGTGGAGTTCGAAAAGTGTCTTGACTTTGACAGGCTGAGTTCACTGCCCTATTTGGAGCAGTGTGTTTATG AATCCCTTCGCCTCAGCAGCTTGATACCGCAGTATACCAAAGTGTGTACTTTTCCCACGATTATTCAGCTGAATGAATTTAAACGGCTGGATGTTGAGGACGGAATGACCATTATGATACCGAATTATCAGTTCCATCACGATAAGCAATATTTCCCCGAACCCGAGGCTTTCAAACCAGAACGCTTTGATAATGGCGCATATCAGGAACTAATGCGAAAGGGGATATTTATTCCGTTCAGCGACGGTCCGCGTATTTGCATGG GCATTCCCCTGGCTTTACTGACCCTGAAATCAGCTATAGTTCACATTCTCAGCGATTTTCAGGTGGTGCGTGGTAAGGAGCGCCTCACACCCAAGGGAGACTCGGGATTTGGAGTCGTTCTGCACGGAGATGTGCATCTTGAGTACCGTCGATTTGAGAGATAG
- the LOC108029242 gene encoding probable cytochrome P450 309a1 — translation MLTLVALFLTFVHVSFAGIYFYLTWYHKYWEKRGVVTAEPLTILGTYPGILVNKSRSFILDVQDVYDKYKNKCRAVGTFITRQPQLLILDPKLAHEVLVDKFSHFRDTITSSFVGHNPDEKYVERSPFFSAGEEWKRRRTENAGGLTPNRLKQAFTIWEQSGRKLVAYIERARREKGDVIETRDLSYRFTADTMADFIWGIDVGALSGKVGEVGAFQKTSTDWTVYAFSSMIRYNKSLVATFVRKLFGMRFFTKASEEFFLQLTQDALKLRQGGSTEGRADYLTHLIQLQERGNSIHDTVGHALTVHLEGYETSGAVLYHMLYSLSEHREEQEKLRSEILDALASDGNISFEKLNALPYLDQCLNESLRLTTPIGFFMRICTKPVQLDLGNEKTVDLEPGITVMVPAFQYHHDDDIYPEASEFRPDRFENGAASVFNKRGCFLPFGDGPRICLGMRVGQLSVKTAIVHILSNYLVEQTKKVPMGADTGLGIFLNGDVELKYTKLQN, via the exons ATGTTGACCCTAGTGGCTTTGTTTCTGACCTTCGTGCATGTGTCCTTCGCTGGGATATACTTCTACCTCACCTGGTACCACAAGTACTGGGAAAAGCGGGGAGTGGTCACCGCCGAACCACTGACCATTTTGGGAACCTATCCGGGTATTCTGGTCAACAAGAGCCGCAGTTTCATACTCGATGTTCAGGATGTCTATGA CAAATACAAGAATAAGTGCAGGGCCGTTGGAACTTTCATCACCCGACAGCCGCAACTGCTCATTCTGGACCCCAAACTGGCCCACGAGGTTTTGGTGGACAAGTTCAGCCATTTTCGGGACACCATTACCAGCAGTTTTGTGGGCCACAATCCGGATGAGAAGTACGTGGAGAGGTCGCCCTTTTTCAGCGCAGGCGAGGAGTGGAAGCGAAGGCGCACCGAGAATGCGGGCGGTCTGACGCCCAATCGCCTGAAACAGGCCTTCACCATTTGGGAGCAGAGTGGCCGGAAGCTGGTGGCATACATTGAGCGGGCGCGGCGGGAAAAGGGCGATGTCATCGAAACCAGGGAT CTATCCTATCGCTTTACGGCCGACACGATGGCGGACTTCATATGGGGCATTGATGTGGGTGCACTTAGCGGCAAGGTAGGAGAGGTGGGGGCCTTCCAAAAGACCTCCACGGATTGGACCGTCTACGCCTTTAGCTCGATGATCCGATACAACAAGAGTCTGGTGGCCACCTTTGTGCGCAAGCTGTTCGGCATGCGGTTTTTCACCAAGGCATCGGAGGAGTTCTTCCTGCAGTTGACCCAGGATGCATTGAAACTCCGCCAAGGTGGAAGTACCGAGGGTCGCGCGGACTATCTAACCCATCTCATCCAGCTGCAGGAGCGGGGAAACTCCATTCACGACACCGTGGGTCATGCCCTCACCGTTCACTTGGAAGGATACGAAACCTCTGGCGCTGTCCTCTACCACATGCTCTATTCG CTGAGCGAGCACCGAGAAGAGCAGGAAAAGTTGCGATCGGAAATACTAGATGCCTTGGCCTCCGATGGGAATATCAGCTTCGAAAAGCTCAACGCCCTGCCCTATCTGGATCAATGCTTGAATG AATCTCTCCGTCTGACTACTCCCATTGGTTTCTTCATGCGGATATGCACAAAGCCCGTGCAGCTTGATCTGGGCAATGAGAAAACCGTGGACTTGGAACCAGGCATTACAGTGATGGTCCCTGCCTTTCAGTACCATCACGACGATGACATCTATCCGGAGGCCAGTGAATTTAGGCCGGATCGGTTTGAGAATGGAGCAGCGAGTGTCTTCAACAAACGTGGGTGTTTCCTGCCCTTCGGTGATGGTCCTCGTATTTGCTTGG GTATGCGAGTGGGCCAGCTGAGCGTCAAGACCGCCATCGTGCACATCCTGTCCAATTATCTCGTGGAGCAGACCAAAAAGGTGCCCATGGGCGCGGACACCGGCCTGGGGATCTTCCTCAACGGCGATGTCGAActgaaatatacaaaattgcAAAATTAA
- the LOC108028922 gene encoding C-type lectin 37Db has protein sequence MVKYGAVPILVLLAAGHYGSLAESENGEFQNPWDNLTDLLGRIPLRMATPQPNFQLIGSRYFHIEQNIKQNWTTAASTCRQLGGYLAAMKDEEEAKAIIARLTPFKYYYMGINDHEKRRSFVSLASGKPAFLKWSKGEPDYVYHDQNCVSILNFNPDDEGLMVAPCSNKYTFICQKDTEI, from the coding sequence ATGGTTAAGTACGGAGCCGTGCCGATCCTCGTTTTATTGGCTGCTGGTCATTATGGTTCTCTGGCAGAATCCGAAAATGGAGAGTTCCAGAATCCTTGGGACAACTTAACAGACTTACTGGGAAGAATACCCTTAAGAATGGCAACCCCGCAGCCAAATTTTCAGCTGATCGGCTCCAGGTACTTCCATATCGAACAAAATATCAAGCAAAATTGGACCACTGCTGCCAGTACCTGTCGTCAACTGGGCGGATATCTGGCCGCGATGAAGGACGAAGAGGAGGCGAAGGCCATCATCGCTAGACTCACTCCATTTAAGTACTACTACATGGGCATCAACGATCACGAAAAAAGGAGAAGCTTTGTGTCCTTGGCTTCTGGCAAGCCTGCCTTTTTAAAGTGGAGCAAGGGCGAACCCGACTACGTTTACCATGACCAGAACTGCGTTTCGATTCTAAATTTCAACCCCGATGACGAAGGCCTTATGGTGGCGCCCTGCTCTaacaaatatacatttatttgccAGAAAGATACAGAAATCTAA
- the LOC108028919 gene encoding WD repeat-containing protein 82: MSIRLNDDAMRQFRVAKVFQETDEHKLSLDFSPDGRRLLACDRSALSVFSSTRQTELCQVHMHHYLPEVACFAQQNTRALHSTSKYDYAIRCLDLESRHCVRVFSGHSKSVHRLACQPGNDNVFVSVGRDDQVYLWDFRSSTHTYQMKRLRGPLVAFDPAGLVLATSTDTERIEIHDVRMLGEQPCLKFVYQVNDKAKWTQLQFAPDGKTMLLSTDHSWCFSVSAFDGTFKQSFTGYANQLRQPLDATYTPDSQFILSGADEGRIHIWRAQDGYPVAVLKGNNVGPVRCLRFNPRATMFVSSDLLIAFWMPMANGVYNWVERLPPGETVSFKDEEDDEKEEPPKPPTTMPQPLVDMALIRTRVNRKRTRSQVVTVDLTQQPEKEDTLEEGEITDD; the protein is encoded by the exons ATGTCTATAAGGTTGAACGACGATGCCATGCGGCAGTTCCGGGTGGCCAAGGTGTTCCAGGAGACGGACGAGCACAAGCTCTCGCTGGACTTCTCGCCGGACGGACGACGCCTGCTGGCCTGCGACCGCTCGGCCCTCTCCGTCTTCAGCAGCACTCGGCAGACGGAGCTCTGCCAGGTGCACATGCACCACTACCTTCCCGAGGTGGCCTGCTTCGCCCAGCAGAACACCCGCGCCCTGCACTCCACCTCAAAG TACGACTACGCCATCCGTTGTCTGGACCTCGAAAGCCGCCACTGCGTCCGAGTTTTCAGCGGTCATTCGAAGAGCGTCCACCGATTGGCCTGCCAGCCGGGAAACGACAACGTCTTCGTCAGCGTGGGAAGGGATGATCAGGTTTATCTGTGGGACTTCCGATCCTCCACCCACACGTACCAAATGAAGAGGCTGCGAGGACCGCTGGTCGCCTTCGATCCCGCCGGCTTGGTCCTGGCCACCAGTACGGATACGGAACGCATAGAGATTCATGATGTGCGGATGCTGGGCGAGCAGCCGTGCCTGAAGTTCGTCTACCAGGTGAACGACAAGGCCAAGTGGACCCAGCTGCAGTTTGCCCCGGATGGGAAGACGATGCTCCTGAGCACCGATCACTCCTGGTGCTTCAGTGTCTCGGCCTTTGATGGCACATTCAAGCAGTCCTTCACAGGGTATGCGAATCAGTTGAGACAGCCGCTGGATGCCACCTACACGCCGGACTCGCAGTTCATACTTTCTGGAGCGGACGAGGGTAGGATTCACATTTGGCGGGCTCAAGATGGATACCCCGTGGCTGTCCTTAAGGGCAACAATGTGGGTCCTGTGCGTTGCTTGCGATTCAATCCGCGAGCCACCATGTTTGTGAGCAGCGATTTGCTGATCGCCTTCTGGATGCCCATGGCCAATGGGGTCTACAATTGGGTGGAGCGCTTGCCGCCCGGCGAAACGGTTTCTTTTAAGGATGAGGAGGATGATGAGAAAGAGGAGCCTCCCAAGCCTCCCACTACCATGCCTCAACCCTTAGTGGATATGGCCCTAATAAGAACGAGAGTGAATAGAAAACGGACACGCTCCCAAGTGGTTACAGTAGATCTCACCCAACAACCAGAGAAAGAGGAC
- the LOC108029303 gene encoding uncharacterized protein LOC108029303: MALKIENITNCFLPQLVDQIFEIYRNQAATNSLTKEQRGQLFYDLSTLLGEELVLRSLHLLDEYSFVFFYSKLNRNICVVELSKGSEYFRLLPKVNYCKCEFFKCHVLQLPKGLLYHDLPRGLVGILEDWSEESRVSYTCPHVLALRLHQLLKLTGRKTSEQILKKDELKELQRQIYRD, from the exons ATGGCGCTCAAAATTGAAAACATTACAAATTGCTTTCTACCACAATTGGTCGATCAGATCTTTGAGATATATCGAAATCAAGCGGCGACCAACAGCCTAACAAAAG aaCAACGCGGGCAGTTGTTTTACGATTTATCCACTTTATTGGGCGAGGAGCTGGTCTTACGATCCCTCCACCTCTTGGATGAGTATAGCTTCGTCTTCTTCTACTCCAAACTCAACCGCAATATTTGCGTGGTGGAGCTTTCCAAAGGATCTGAGTATTTCCGGCTGCTTCCGAAGGTAAACTACTGCAAGTGCGAGTTCTTCAAGTGCCACGTGCTACAGCTGCCCAAGGGACTGCTCTACCACGACCTTCCCCGCGGACTAGTGGGTATTCTGGAGGATTGGAGCGAGGAGAGCAGGGTGTCCTACACCTGCCCGCACGTCCTCGCATTGCGACTCCACCAATTGCTAAAGCTCACAGGCAGGAAGACATCCGAACAGATCCTCAAAAAGGACGAGCTCAAGGAACTGCAGAGGCAAATCTACCGGGACTAG
- the LOC108029302 gene encoding cell cycle checkpoint protein RAD1: protein MAEETQSPYGEYKFVARLDHIKTFNQAIKSICFNDYGMLQVSEDGLRITVEQGKSIQATLFMPPGAFKEFFVHDFQSFGLKMNVLSECLNLFGSADCSLRMMFRDQGDPLRITLYPYEDEDVSTECAIKTMDCEEPIDYDKNLKDADVNVIFVRGPNLSKVFNELEKSAEEFEFVTSPDRPHFKITTVGIMQAVFSVEVAKTSPMMMMFNCKQTVVARYKSQQIRMTNKAMQSATKVAIKTNSIGLLELHLVMQGEGQEEIFVQFFIIPLLHTD, encoded by the exons ATGGCCGAAGAGACACAGTCGCCCTACGGCGAATACAAGTTCGTCGCTCGTTTGGATCACATTAAGACCTTTAACCAGGCCATAAAGTCTATTTGCTTCAATGAT TACGGTATGCTGCAGGTTTCCGAAGATGGACTGCGCATCACCGTGGAGCAGGGCAAGTCCATCCAGGCCACGCTCTTCATGCCGCCGGGCGCCTTCAAGGAGTTCTTTGTGCATGACTTCCAGAGCTTCGGCCTGAAGATGAATGTGCTGTCCGAATGCCTAAATCTCTTCGGATCCGCCGACTGCAGCCTGAGGATGATGTTCAGGGATcagggcgacccactgagGATCACCCTGTACCCctacgaggacgaggacgtgAGCACCGAGTGCGCCATCAAAACTATGGACTGTGAGGAGCCCATTGACTACGATAAGAACCTGAAGGATGCGGATGTTAATGTGATATTCGTTCGTGGACCGAATCTATCGAAAGTTTTCAATGAACTTGAAAAATCGGCGGAGGAATTCGAGTTCGTAACATCACCAGATCGACCGCACTTCAAGATCACCACCGTGGGCATCATGCAGGCGGTGTTCAGCGTCGAGGTGGCCAAGACCAGTCCCATGATGATGATGTTCAACTGTAAGCAGACGGTAGTCGCTCGCTACAAGAGCCAGCAGATCCGGATGACCAACAAGGCGATGCAGTCGGCCACCAAGGTGGCCATCAAAACGAACTCCATTGGCCTGCTGGAGCTGCACCTGGTGATGCAGGGCGAGGGCCAGGAGGAGATCTTTGTTCAGTTCTTTATTATTCCCTTACTTCACACAGATTAA
- the LOC108028921 gene encoding uncharacterized protein LOC108028921, translated as MDHRTTIFVGSLLVAFLVCSEAASVKMTNAVCKTYNKSWVDIHYCRLKAYSRNKTSLHINATFLEPANNIFIHSKMMKKANGYKPFLFDYTFDACEFMRRRNQPFAKMIWNLIRNVSTVNHTCPYVGLQVVSDFYRIEFPVSFPTGGYLLLIDWIFDGKSQYATNVYFTFVEDLFTRRSF; from the exons ATGGATCATAGAACTACCATTTTTGTGGGATCGTTGCTAGTTGCTTTTCTAGTCTGTAGT GAGGCTGCATCTGTTAAAATGACAAATGCCGTTTGCAAGACCTACAACAAATCGTGGGTTGATATCCATTATTGCCGCCTGAAGGCCTATTCCCGGAACAAGACCAGCCTGCATATCAATGCCACGTTCCTAGAGCCAGCCAATAATATATTCATTCATTCAAAGATGATGAAGAAGGCCAATGGTTACAAGCCGTTCTTATTTGATTATACTTTCGATGCCTGCGAGTTTATGAGGAGACGAAACCAGCCCTTTGCCAAGATGATTTGGAACTTGATCAGGAATGTTTCGACGGTGAACCACACCTGTCCTTATGTG GGCTTACAAGTGGTTAGCGATTTTTACCGCATTGAGTTTCCTGTGAGTTTTCCAACTGGAGGGTATTTACTTCTGATAGACTGGATATTCGATGGTAAATCGCAGTATGCcacaaatgtttattttacatttgtgGAGGATTTATTTACGAGAAGATCATTTTAA